Proteins encoded together in one Pseudomonas asiatica window:
- the cls gene encoding cardiolipin synthase, translating into MDYHSPYFFGYLLGLVHLLGIVAALHALFTVRTAQGAIAWAMPLFFIPYLTLIPYLIFGARSFYAYIKARRQANQEMHVAMANLNWRPWVEEALTARESESYAALRAMPKLGRMPCLANNEVKLLIDGKATFDAIFAAIEKARDVVLVQFFIIHDDNLGKALQQLLLRKAAEGVRVFVLYDRVGSHALPASYSQLMRDGGVQIHAFATRRGWFNRFQVNFRNHRKIVVVDGLLGFIGGHNVGDEYLGGHPQLSPWRDTHVQISGPVLACLQESFAEDWYWATRQLPPLILPDAYPDNGVLCQALASGPADPQETCSLFFLEAIHSATRRVWITSPYFIPDEAVFAALRLAVLRGVDVRVLIPSRPDHRIVYAASSLFAFEAVRAGVRMFRYQPGFLHQKVVLVDDDVSAIGSANLDNRSFRLNFEITLLTVDRGFADQVENMLNNDFEQAREITAEDSRDTHRLQQLGMRIARLISPIL; encoded by the coding sequence ATGGACTACCACAGCCCCTACTTCTTCGGTTACCTACTCGGCCTGGTTCATTTGCTGGGTATTGTCGCCGCATTACACGCACTGTTCACCGTGCGCACTGCCCAGGGCGCAATCGCCTGGGCCATGCCGTTGTTCTTCATCCCCTACCTCACCCTGATCCCTTACCTGATCTTCGGTGCGCGCTCGTTCTATGCCTACATCAAGGCTCGGCGCCAGGCCAACCAGGAAATGCATGTGGCCATGGCCAACCTCAACTGGCGGCCTTGGGTAGAAGAAGCCCTTACCGCCCGCGAGTCGGAAAGCTATGCGGCCTTGCGCGCCATGCCCAAACTCGGGCGGATGCCCTGCCTTGCCAATAACGAGGTGAAGCTGCTGATCGATGGCAAGGCAACATTCGATGCAATATTTGCCGCCATCGAAAAAGCCCGCGACGTGGTGTTGGTGCAGTTCTTCATCATCCATGACGACAACCTTGGCAAAGCATTGCAGCAACTGCTGCTGCGCAAAGCCGCCGAGGGGGTGCGGGTGTTCGTGCTGTATGACCGTGTCGGCAGCCATGCCTTGCCGGCAAGCTACAGCCAGTTGATGCGCGACGGTGGTGTACAGATTCATGCCTTCGCAACCCGTCGGGGCTGGTTCAACCGCTTCCAGGTTAATTTCCGTAACCACCGCAAAATCGTGGTGGTGGATGGCTTGCTCGGTTTCATCGGCGGGCACAACGTGGGCGATGAGTACCTCGGTGGCCACCCGCAGCTTTCACCTTGGCGCGACACCCACGTGCAGATCAGCGGGCCGGTGCTAGCCTGCCTGCAGGAGTCGTTCGCCGAGGACTGGTACTGGGCCACGCGCCAACTACCGCCGCTGATTCTGCCGGACGCCTACCCTGACAACGGCGTGCTGTGCCAAGCCTTGGCCAGCGGCCCGGCCGATCCACAGGAAACCTGCTCGCTGTTCTTCCTTGAGGCGATCCATTCAGCCACCCGGCGCGTGTGGATCACCAGCCCGTACTTCATCCCCGACGAGGCGGTGTTCGCCGCGTTGCGTTTGGCGGTACTGCGTGGGGTCGATGTGCGAGTGCTGATTCCGTCACGCCCAGACCATCGCATCGTCTATGCCGCCTCCAGCCTTTTCGCCTTCGAAGCGGTACGTGCGGGTGTACGCATGTTCCGCTACCAACCGGGTTTCCTGCATCAGAAGGTGGTGCTGGTGGATGACGATGTCAGCGCTATAGGCAGTGCCAACCTGGACAACCGCTCGTTCCGCCTGAACTTCGAAATCACCCTGTTGACAGTCGATCGCGGCTTCGCTGACCAGGTCGAGAACATGCTGAACAATGACTTTGAACAGGCACGGGAAATTACTGCGGAGGACAGCCGCGATACTCATCGGCTGCAGCAACTGGGGATGCGGATTGCTCGGCTGATTTCGCCGATTCTCTGA
- a CDS encoding DUF4917 family protein, translating to MPYPVKPWAEIAQHYQRGTILLGNGASIAVSQSFAYRSLLEHVRENELLQNDVARLFEFFETEDFELILRVVWQASNVNKSLEIPDQRTHEAYVRVRDCLIQAVRDVHPEYHQITDHLPNMYRYLKEFDTVLSLNYDLLVYWTVAYGLNIPDGHMFKDCFVDGGVFDDDWRRFRKLYKERVNTLVFYPHGSLALCRNNIEEEFKIRALGGGLLEAILQEWKNERVVPLFVSEGTMRQKVASIQNSYYLSTVYREVLTAPRKTLTLFGWGLGEHDRHLLKRMKGTGIERVAVSVFRGYQPYCNMAYQIIQDDLGPVDVDFFDSESPGCWVQPE from the coding sequence ATGCCATACCCCGTAAAGCCATGGGCAGAAATAGCTCAGCATTATCAGCGCGGTACCATCTTGTTGGGCAACGGCGCGAGTATCGCTGTGTCGCAGAGTTTTGCGTACCGCTCACTGCTAGAACATGTCAGGGAAAATGAGCTGCTCCAGAACGACGTGGCGCGTCTGTTCGAGTTTTTTGAGACAGAAGATTTTGAGCTAATTCTGCGGGTCGTCTGGCAAGCATCCAACGTCAACAAATCGTTGGAGATCCCAGATCAGCGTACCCACGAAGCCTACGTGCGCGTCCGGGATTGCCTGATCCAGGCAGTGCGGGATGTTCACCCTGAATATCACCAGATCACCGATCATCTGCCGAACATGTACCGGTATCTGAAGGAGTTCGACACGGTCTTGTCGCTAAACTATGACCTGCTGGTTTACTGGACGGTGGCCTATGGTCTCAACATCCCGGACGGCCATATGTTCAAAGACTGCTTCGTCGATGGCGGGGTATTCGATGACGACTGGCGTCGATTCCGGAAGCTGTACAAGGAGCGAGTGAATACGTTGGTGTTCTACCCCCATGGCAGCTTAGCTTTATGCCGCAACAACATAGAGGAAGAGTTCAAGATCCGCGCATTGGGCGGCGGCTTGCTGGAAGCCATTCTTCAGGAGTGGAAAAACGAGCGTGTGGTACCGCTGTTTGTCAGTGAAGGAACCATGCGTCAGAAGGTAGCTTCGATTCAAAATAGCTACTACCTGTCGACTGTCTATCGAGAGGTGCTTACGGCGCCCCGGAAGACACTGACACTGTTCGGTTGGGGCTTGGGGGAGCACGACAGGCATTTGCTCAAGCGAATGAAGGGGACGGGCATTGAGCGCGTAGCCGTCTCAGTCTTTCGGGGATATCAGCCTTATTGCAACATGGCTTACCAAATCATTCAGGATGACCTGGGGCCAGTTGACGTCGATTTCTTCGACAGTGAGAGCCCGGGCTGCTGGGTTCAACCCGAATAG
- a CDS encoding arsinothricin resistance N-acetyltransferase ArsN1 family B, translating into MHSGIEIRIAGPEDAAAIQAIYAPIVLHTAISFEEVAPSAEEMRQRIETTLHTYPYFVAVQQGRVVGYAYASQHRARAAYRWAVDVTVYVAEGQRRSGIGRQLYDVLLPVLKQLGYRSAYAGISLPNEGSVGLHERLGFQHIGTFSQVGFKLGAWHDVGYWRFDFGGEGCRPEAPTSFLSQIPMPR; encoded by the coding sequence ATGCATAGCGGAATCGAGATTCGTATTGCTGGTCCAGAAGACGCTGCAGCCATACAGGCTATCTACGCTCCGATTGTGCTCCACACTGCCATCTCGTTTGAAGAGGTAGCGCCGAGCGCGGAAGAAATGCGCCAGCGTATCGAGACGACGCTTCATACCTATCCATATTTTGTGGCTGTGCAGCAAGGTCGGGTGGTCGGTTATGCCTATGCTAGCCAGCATCGAGCGCGAGCGGCATATCGGTGGGCGGTAGATGTGACCGTCTACGTTGCAGAGGGGCAGCGTCGGAGTGGGATTGGCCGGCAGCTTTATGACGTTCTCCTGCCGGTTCTGAAGCAGCTAGGATATCGTTCTGCATACGCGGGTATTTCTTTACCGAACGAAGGAAGCGTGGGTCTCCATGAGCGACTCGGCTTTCAGCACATCGGTACGTTTTCGCAGGTCGGGTTCAAACTCGGTGCGTGGCATGACGTGGGATATTGGCGGTTTGATTTCGGTGGCGAGGGTTGTCGGCCTGAGGCTCCTACAAGCTTCTTATCCCAAATCCCGATGCCGCGTTAG
- the arsH gene encoding arsenical resistance protein ArsH, translated as MNDHLPNIQPELIDLPSLERLEPKDPSTHKPRILLLYGSTRERSFSRLMVQEAARLLEEFGAETRIFDPSGLPLPDDAPDSHEKVLELRELMQWSEGQVWCSPERHGSMSAVFKAQIDWVPLAMGAVRPTQGKTLAVMQVCGGSQSFNVVNQLRVLGRWMRMFTIPNQSSVPKAFLEFDDAGRMKPSSFYDRLVDVMEELTKFTLLLRDRQDYLVDRYSERKESAEELSKRVNLRSI; from the coding sequence ATGAACGACCACCTGCCAAATATCCAGCCAGAACTGATCGATCTGCCGTCGCTGGAGCGTCTGGAGCCGAAGGATCCCTCCACGCATAAACCACGCATCCTGCTGCTGTACGGATCGACCCGCGAACGCTCATTCAGCCGCTTGATGGTCCAGGAAGCTGCGCGCCTGCTGGAAGAGTTCGGCGCCGAAACCCGTATCTTCGACCCTTCCGGCCTGCCGCTCCCGGATGACGCTCCGGACTCCCACGAGAAGGTGCTGGAACTCCGCGAGCTGATGCAATGGTCCGAGGGCCAGGTGTGGTGCTCGCCCGAGCGTCACGGTTCTATGAGCGCAGTCTTTAAGGCGCAGATCGACTGGGTACCTTTGGCCATGGGCGCCGTACGTCCGACCCAGGGCAAGACATTAGCGGTGATGCAGGTTTGTGGTGGCTCGCAGTCGTTCAACGTGGTGAACCAATTGCGCGTGCTGGGCCGTTGGATGCGCATGTTCACTATCCCTAACCAGTCGTCGGTTCCAAAAGCCTTCCTGGAGTTCGATGATGCCGGGCGCATGAAACCTTCTTCCTTCTATGACCGGCTGGTTGATGTGATGGAAGAACTGACCAAGTTCACGCTGCTATTGCGCGACCGCCAGGATTACCTGGTGGATCGCTACTCCGAGCGCAAGGAGTCGGCGGAAGAGCTGTCCAAGCGAGTCAATCTGCGGTCCATTTGA
- a CDS encoding arsenic transporter, whose amino-acid sequence MFIAFLIFLATIVLVIWQPKGLGVGWSAGLGAVVALLAGVVNLSDIPVVWQIVWNATATFIAVIIISLLLDEAGFFEWAALHVARWGNGSTRKLFAFIILLGAAVSALFANDGAALILTPIVIAMLLALRFSPAATLAFVMAAGFIADTASLPLVVSNLVNIVSADYFGIGFSEYASIMVPVNLVSIAATLGMLLWFFRKDLPRTYELDQLKAPEAAIRDKATFVAGWWVLALLLVGFFAIEPLGVPISAIAAACALILYLIAAHGHVISTRKVLKDAPWQVVVFSLGMYLVVYGLRNAGLTDYLTQILNVFTGYGVWGASLGTGLLAAGLSSVMNNMPTVLVGALSIHSAEATGIVREAMIYANVIGCDLGPKITPIGSLATLLWLHVLARKNIVITWGYYFRTGIVLTLPILLATLAALAIRLSF is encoded by the coding sequence ATGTTCATCGCATTTTTGATTTTTCTCGCAACGATCGTTCTGGTGATCTGGCAGCCAAAGGGTCTGGGGGTGGGCTGGAGCGCTGGTCTAGGGGCGGTCGTGGCGCTACTGGCGGGCGTAGTGAATCTGTCTGATATCCCAGTGGTGTGGCAGATAGTATGGAACGCCACCGCAACGTTTATCGCTGTCATCATCATCAGCCTTTTGCTGGATGAGGCGGGTTTCTTCGAATGGGCAGCGTTGCATGTGGCCCGCTGGGGCAACGGCAGTACCCGCAAGCTGTTCGCTTTCATCATTCTCCTGGGAGCAGCAGTGTCGGCGTTATTCGCCAATGATGGCGCAGCGCTGATCCTGACGCCGATCGTTATCGCCATGCTGCTTGCCCTGCGTTTTTCCCCGGCGGCGACGTTGGCATTTGTCATGGCAGCAGGTTTTATCGCCGATACCGCGAGCCTGCCGCTGGTGGTGTCCAACCTGGTGAACATCGTTTCCGCCGACTACTTTGGCATCGGTTTCAGCGAGTACGCCTCGATCATGGTGCCGGTGAACCTGGTCAGTATCGCCGCCACGCTGGGAATGCTGCTGTGGTTCTTCCGCAAGGACCTGCCGCGAACCTATGAACTCGACCAACTGAAGGCTCCCGAAGCCGCTATCCGCGACAAGGCGACGTTCGTTGCCGGCTGGTGGGTGCTTGCGCTGTTGCTGGTCGGCTTCTTCGCCATCGAGCCGCTGGGCGTTCCGATCAGCGCCATCGCTGCTGCCTGTGCGCTGATCCTCTACCTGATCGCTGCGCATGGGCACGTGATCTCAACCCGCAAGGTGCTCAAGGACGCGCCTTGGCAGGTCGTGGTGTTCTCGCTTGGCATGTACCTGGTGGTCTATGGCCTGCGTAATGCCGGCCTCACCGACTACCTGACGCAGATCCTCAATGTCTTCACCGGCTACGGGGTCTGGGGCGCATCCCTCGGGACGGGGCTGCTCGCCGCTGGCCTGTCGTCGGTCATGAACAACATGCCCACTGTACTGGTAGGAGCTTTGTCGATCCATTCCGCCGAGGCCACTGGCATCGTGCGTGAGGCCATGATCTACGCCAACGTCATCGGCTGTGACCTCGGTCCGAAAATCACCCCAATCGGCAGCCTGGCCACCTTGCTGTGGCTGCACGTGCTGGCCCGCAAAAACATCGTTATCACCTGGGGTTACTACTTCCGCACCGGTATCGTCCTGACGCTGCCGATCCTGCTTGCCACCTTGGCCGCATTGGCCATACGCCTGAGCTTTTGA
- a CDS encoding arsenate reductase ArsC, which translates to MKVLFMCTHNSCRSILSEALFNHLAPEGMEAVSSGSFPSGKVNERALKTLEAAGIPTAGLSSKASDVFESSPPDIVVTVCDRAAGEACPIFFGPSLKAHWGLADPSAVTGSEAEIEQAFQTTLAKIDERVRAFIALPFSQLSQDELKAELARIGAL; encoded by the coding sequence ATGAAAGTCTTGTTCATGTGCACCCACAACAGCTGCCGCAGCATCCTGTCCGAGGCGCTGTTCAATCATCTGGCCCCCGAGGGTATGGAAGCTGTGAGCTCGGGTAGCTTCCCAAGCGGCAAGGTCAATGAGCGGGCGCTGAAGACCTTGGAAGCCGCCGGTATCCCCACCGCTGGTCTTTCAAGCAAGGCCTCGGATGTCTTCGAGAGCTCTCCTCCCGACATAGTCGTCACCGTGTGCGATCGAGCTGCCGGCGAAGCCTGCCCGATCTTCTTCGGTCCATCGCTCAAAGCCCACTGGGGCCTGGCCGACCCTTCGGCGGTTACCGGCAGTGAGGCGGAAATCGAACAAGCCTTCCAGACCACACTTGCGAAGATCGATGAGCGCGTGCGCGCTTTCATTGCGCTGCCCTTCTCGCAACTGAGCCAGGACGAACTGAAAGCCGAACTTGCTCGCATCGGCGCGCTGTAG
- a CDS encoding DUF3617 domain-containing protein: protein MKIRLPLLALALGVSSPLVHAQMLQPGLWELTTSNMQVDGKPLPDMEFMLGQLKNLPPEQRAMMEGVLAKQGVTVGGKGVRSCLTPEQVATNDIPLQDPKSGCTQKITDRTGNVWKFQFSCPKAQGSGQATFLSDREFTTQVNGTFNASGVQQQGSMNTRAVWLGNDCGSVKPRS from the coding sequence ATGAAGATTCGTCTGCCACTGTTGGCGTTGGCCCTAGGTGTGAGCAGCCCGCTGGTGCATGCTCAGATGCTACAGCCAGGTTTGTGGGAGCTGACCACCAGCAACATGCAGGTCGATGGCAAGCCGTTACCCGATATGGAGTTCATGCTCGGCCAGTTGAAGAACCTGCCGCCAGAGCAGCGCGCGATGATGGAAGGGGTGCTGGCCAAGCAGGGAGTGACTGTTGGGGGTAAGGGGGTGCGCTCGTGCCTGACGCCAGAACAGGTGGCAACCAACGATATCCCCCTGCAGGACCCGAAGTCAGGTTGTACACAAAAGATAACCGACCGCACCGGCAATGTATGGAAGTTCCAGTTCAGCTGCCCCAAAGCGCAGGGCAGTGGCCAGGCGACTTTCCTCAGTGACCGGGAATTCACCACCCAGGTCAACGGTACATTCAACGCTTCGGGTGTACAGCAGCAAGGCAGCATGAACACCCGTGCCGTGTGGTTGGGTAATGACTGCGGCTCGGTCAAGCCGCGCAGCTGA
- a CDS encoding cyclin-dependent kinase inhibitor 3 family protein has translation MSMSHPYSMKSLPHAPGALIFTPCPGTQASDLAESLKTLKQAGAVALVTLMSDTELQENGVGELGVAARQYGLEWYQLPIEDDQAPDQTFEARLGEIRHQLDDLLASNKALAIHCKGGSGRTGLFAARLLIESGMPRREAIAWVQELRPRAIQKPAHINYINQFGED, from the coding sequence ATGAGCATGTCACATCCCTACTCGATGAAATCGCTGCCCCATGCCCCAGGAGCGCTAATTTTCACACCCTGCCCGGGCACCCAGGCCAGCGATCTTGCTGAAAGCCTGAAGACGCTGAAGCAGGCTGGCGCCGTGGCGCTGGTTACCCTGATGTCGGATACAGAGCTTCAGGAAAACGGCGTTGGTGAGCTTGGCGTCGCGGCCAGGCAGTATGGGTTGGAGTGGTACCAGTTGCCGATCGAGGATGATCAGGCTCCTGATCAAACCTTCGAGGCTCGGTTGGGGGAGATTCGCCACCAGTTAGACGATTTGCTCGCTTCCAACAAGGCCCTGGCCATCCACTGCAAGGGCGGCTCCGGTCGCACCGGGCTGTTCGCTGCCCGTCTGCTGATCGAATCCGGAATGCCGCGTCGCGAGGCGATCGCTTGGGTGCAGGAGCTTCGCCCACGGGCGATTCAGAAGCCTGCGCACATCAACTACATCAACCAATTCGGCGAAGACTGA
- a CDS encoding ArsO family NAD(P)H-dependent flavin-containing monooxygenase, with protein sequence MATDGELLDVIVIGGGQSALTVAYFLKRAKLSFLLLDAEEAAGGAWRHGWDSLTLFSPSAWSSIAGWPMPLVTEGNPDRDHVVSYLEQYEARYGFPIVRPVSVTAVERTGRGLRVRSKDRDWEARAVISATGTWSKPYVPVYPGIELYGGQQIHSAHYQSPEAFQGKRVLVVGGGNSGAQIYAELSEVADATWVTTEEPAFLPDDVDGRVLFERATERLKAQQEGRVINVPVGGLGDIVMVPPVVRARERGALRSVRPFVSFTPDGVVWPNGEKTQVDAVIWCTGFRPALDHLRDLDVLDDSGKVEVDGSRSIREPRLWLVGYGDWTALASATLIGVTRTARSTVNEVVEYLNSLEQPDA encoded by the coding sequence ATGGCCACCGACGGCGAACTACTCGATGTCATCGTGATTGGCGGCGGGCAGTCCGCGCTTACGGTGGCCTATTTTCTCAAGCGGGCCAAGTTGTCGTTTCTGCTGCTCGACGCCGAAGAGGCTGCGGGCGGGGCGTGGCGCCATGGCTGGGACTCGCTGACGCTATTCTCACCCTCAGCATGGAGCTCGATCGCGGGCTGGCCGATGCCGCTAGTCACCGAAGGTAATCCCGATAGGGATCACGTGGTCAGCTATCTGGAGCAGTACGAGGCGCGCTACGGGTTTCCTATCGTTCGCCCCGTCAGCGTTACGGCGGTGGAGCGAACCGGGCGTGGCCTTCGTGTTCGCTCGAAGGACCGCGACTGGGAAGCCCGTGCCGTCATCAGCGCAACGGGGACTTGGAGCAAACCCTATGTTCCGGTTTATCCGGGGATAGAGCTGTACGGGGGGCAGCAAATTCACTCCGCCCATTATCAGTCACCAGAGGCTTTCCAAGGAAAGCGCGTGCTGGTCGTTGGTGGTGGCAACTCGGGGGCGCAAATCTATGCGGAGCTGTCCGAGGTCGCCGACGCAACGTGGGTAACCACGGAGGAGCCGGCGTTTCTGCCTGATGATGTCGATGGCCGGGTGCTGTTCGAGCGGGCTACCGAGCGCCTCAAGGCTCAACAGGAGGGCCGTGTTATCAACGTACCGGTCGGCGGGCTTGGCGATATAGTCATGGTGCCCCCGGTGGTCCGGGCCCGCGAGCGAGGAGCCCTACGGTCTGTAAGGCCTTTTGTCTCATTCACGCCTGACGGGGTCGTCTGGCCCAATGGTGAGAAAACCCAGGTCGATGCGGTGATCTGGTGTACCGGTTTCCGGCCGGCTCTGGATCACTTGCGGGACTTGGACGTGCTGGATGACAGCGGTAAGGTCGAGGTTGACGGGTCGCGCTCTATTCGCGAGCCGCGCCTCTGGCTGGTCGGATATGGCGACTGGACCGCCCTGGCCTCGGCGACGCTGATCGGCGTCACCCGTACCGCGCGCAGCACCGTAAACGAAGTAGTGGAATACCTGAACAGCTTGGAGCAGCCGGATGCATAG
- the cfaB gene encoding C17 cyclopropane fatty acid synthase CfaB produces MLAQLPPALQSLHLPLRLKLWDGNQFDLGPSPQVTILVKEPQLISQLSHPSMDQLGTAFVEGKLELEGDIGEAIRVCDELSEALMTDEDDTPPQRQAHDKSTDAEAISYHYDVSNAFYQLWLDQDMAYSCAYFREPDNTLDQAQQDKFDHLCRKLRLEAGDYLLDVGCGWGGLARFAAREYGAKVFGITLSKEQLKLGRERVKAEGLADKVDLQILDYRDLPQDGRFDKVVSVGMFEHVGHANLALYSQKLFGAVREGGLVMNHGITAKHVDGRPVGRGAGEFIDRYVFPHGELPHLSMISASICEAGLEVVDVESLRLHYAKTLHHWSENLENQLHKAAALVPEKTLRIWRLYLAGCAYAFQKGWINLHQILAVKPYADGHHDLPWTREDLYR; encoded by the coding sequence ATGCTTGCGCAACTTCCACCGGCACTGCAGAGCCTGCATCTGCCGCTGCGGCTGAAACTGTGGGACGGTAACCAGTTCGATCTGGGGCCTAGCCCGCAGGTCACTATCCTGGTCAAGGAGCCACAGCTGATCAGCCAGTTGAGCCACCCGAGCATGGACCAACTGGGCACGGCATTCGTCGAAGGCAAGCTGGAGCTTGAAGGCGATATTGGTGAAGCCATCCGCGTATGCGATGAGCTGAGCGAAGCGCTAATGACCGACGAAGACGACACCCCACCGCAGCGTCAGGCCCACGACAAGAGCACCGACGCCGAAGCGATTTCCTACCATTACGATGTTTCAAACGCGTTCTACCAGCTATGGCTGGATCAGGACATGGCCTACTCGTGCGCCTACTTCCGTGAGCCGGACAACACGCTGGATCAGGCACAGCAGGACAAATTCGATCATCTGTGCCGCAAGCTACGCCTGGAAGCGGGTGATTACCTGCTCGACGTTGGCTGCGGCTGGGGTGGGCTGGCGCGTTTCGCTGCTCGCGAATATGGCGCCAAGGTGTTTGGTATCACCTTGAGCAAGGAGCAGCTCAAGCTCGGTCGCGAGCGGGTGAAGGCAGAGGGGTTGGCCGACAAGGTCGACCTGCAGATTCTCGACTACCGCGACCTGCCTCAGGACGGCCGCTTCGACAAGGTTGTCAGCGTTGGCATGTTCGAGCATGTCGGGCATGCCAACTTGGCGCTGTATAGCCAGAAGCTGTTCGGTGCCGTGAGGGAAGGGGGCCTGGTGATGAATCACGGTATTACCGCCAAGCATGTGGATGGTCGCCCGGTCGGGCGTGGCGCTGGCGAGTTCATCGATCGCTACGTGTTCCCCCATGGCGAGCTGCCGCACCTGTCGATGATCAGTGCCAGCATCTGTGAAGCGGGATTGGAGGTAGTAGACGTGGAGAGCCTGCGTTTGCACTACGCCAAGACCTTGCACCACTGGAGCGAGAACCTGGAGAACCAGCTGCACAAGGCGGCGGCGCTGGTGCCCGAGAAGACCTTGCGCATCTGGCGCCTGTACCTGGCCGGGTGTGCCTATGCCTTCCAGAAGGGCTGGATCAACCTGCATCAGATCCTGGCCGTGAAGCCGTACGCCGATGGGCACCATGACCTGCCTTGGACGCGTGAAGACCTGTATCGCTGA
- the lpdA gene encoding dihydrolipoyl dehydrogenase produces the protein MKSYDVVIIGGGPGGYNAAIRAGQLGLSVACVEGRSTLGGTCLNVGCMPSKALLHASELYEAASGDEFAHLGIEVKPTLNLAQMMKQKDESVTGLTKGIEYLFRKNKVDWIKGWGRLDGVGKVVVKAEDGSETALRAKDIVIATGSEPTALPGVTIDNQRIIDSTGALSLPQVPKHLVVIGAGVIGLELGSVWRRLGSQVTVIEYLDRICPGTDEETAKTLQKALAKQGMVFKLGSKVTQANASADGVNLTLEPAAGGTAETLQADYLLVAIGRRPYTKGLNLESVGLETDKRGMLGNDHHRTSVPGIWVIGDVTSGPMLAHKAEDEAVACIERIAGKPHEVNYNLIPSVIYTRPELATVGKTEEQLKAEGRAYKVGKFPFTANSRAKINHETEGFAKVIADAETDEVLGVHLVGPSVSEMIGEFCVAMEFSASAEDIALTCHPHPTRSEALRQAAMNVDGMAMQI, from the coding sequence ATGAAATCCTATGACGTGGTGATCATCGGCGGTGGCCCTGGCGGCTACAACGCAGCCATCCGCGCCGGCCAACTGGGCCTGAGCGTAGCCTGCGTGGAAGGCCGCTCGACCTTGGGCGGCACCTGCCTGAACGTGGGCTGCATGCCCTCCAAGGCACTGTTGCATGCTTCCGAGCTGTACGAAGCTGCCAGTGGTGACGAGTTCGCCCACCTCGGTATCGAAGTCAAACCTACCCTCAACCTCGCCCAGATGATGAAACAGAAGGACGAGAGCGTGACCGGCCTGACCAAGGGCATCGAGTACCTGTTCCGCAAGAACAAAGTCGACTGGATCAAGGGCTGGGGTCGCCTGGATGGCGTCGGCAAGGTCGTGGTCAAGGCTGAGGATGGCAGCGAAACCGCACTGCGGGCCAAAGATATCGTCATTGCCACCGGCTCCGAACCTACGGCCCTGCCGGGCGTGACCATCGACAACCAGCGCATCATCGACTCGACCGGCGCGCTGTCGCTGCCACAGGTGCCCAAACATTTGGTCGTCATCGGAGCTGGCGTGATCGGCCTCGAGTTGGGTTCGGTATGGCGCCGCCTGGGCAGCCAGGTCACGGTCATCGAATACCTCGACCGCATCTGTCCGGGCACCGACGAAGAAACCGCCAAGACCCTGCAGAAGGCCTTGGCCAAACAAGGCATGGTGTTCAAGCTGGGTAGCAAGGTGACCCAGGCGAACGCCAGCGCCGATGGCGTGAACCTGACCCTAGAGCCAGCAGCTGGTGGCACCGCAGAAACGCTGCAGGCTGACTATTTACTGGTCGCCATCGGTCGCCGCCCCTATACCAAAGGGCTGAACCTGGAAAGCGTGGGCCTGGAAACCGACAAGCGCGGCATGCTCGGCAATGACCACCACCGCACTTCCGTGCCGGGTATCTGGGTGATTGGCGACGTCACCTCCGGCCCGATGCTGGCGCACAAAGCCGAAGACGAAGCGGTGGCCTGCATCGAACGCATCGCCGGCAAGCCCCACGAGGTCAACTACAACCTTATCCCTAGCGTGATCTACACCCGCCCCGAGTTGGCCACCGTGGGCAAGACCGAAGAGCAGCTCAAGGCCGAAGGGCGTGCCTATAAAGTCGGCAAGTTCCCGTTCACGGCCAACAGCCGGGCCAAGATCAACCACGAGACCGAAGGCTTCGCCAAGGTCATCGCCGATGCCGAGACCGACGAAGTGCTGGGTGTGCACCTGGTAGGCCCAAGTGTCAGCGAGATGATTGGTGAGTTCTGCGTGGCCATGGAGTTCTCGGCCTCGGCGGAAGACATCGCCCTCACCTGCCACCCCCACCCGACCCGCTCCGAGGCCTTGCGCCAGGCAGCGATGAATGTGGACGGGATGGCGATGCAGATTTGA